A portion of the Pagrus major chromosome 8, Pma_NU_1.0 genome contains these proteins:
- the pskh1 gene encoding serine/threonine-protein kinase H1 homolog — MGCRNSKVLPEPPGDVQLDLVKKVDPLPPPQTDIYKHFIRGDGTRSKMGGAGGGGGDKAGSTSPYQAQAQAATPTASAQPPKDPSELSDPQRKKVAKYRAKFDPRVTAKYDIKALIGRGSFSRVVRVEHKSTRQPYAIKMIETRYREGREVCESELCVLRRVRHTNIIQLMEVFETAERVYMVMELATGGELFDRIIARGSFTERDATRVLQMVLDGVKYLHTLGITHRDLKPENLLYYHPGADSKIIITDFGLASSRKKGDECLMKTTCGTPEYIAPEILVRKPYTNAVDMWALGVISYILLSGTMPFEDDNRMRLYRQILKGKYSFSGEPWPSVSNLAKDFVERILTVDPSERLTAGQALKHPWIVSMAASSSMKNLQRCISQNLLKRASSRCHSTKSAQSTRSSRSTKSNKARRVREKELRELNRRYQQQYNG; from the exons ATGGGGTGCAGGAACAGTAaggtcctccctgagcctccAGGGGATGTTCAGTTGGACCTGGTCAAAAAG GTTGATCCTCTCCCACCTCCTCAGACAGATATCTATAAGCACTTCATAAGAGGGGATGGCACTAGGAGCAAGATGGGTGGGGCTGGTGGAGGGGGAGGTGACAAAGCTGGCTCCACCTCCCCATATCAGGCTCAGGCCCAAGCCGCCACTCCCACTGCTTCTGCTCAGCCCCCTAAGGACCCGTCCGAACTGTCGGACCCTCAGCGGAAGAAGGTGGCAAAATATCGAGCCAAGTTTGACCCCCGGGTCACAGCCAAGTACGACATCAAAGCTCTGATAGGTCGTGGGAGTTTTAGCCGCGTTGTTCGCGTGGAGCACAAGAGCACGCGGCAGCCGTACGCCATCAAGATGATCGAGACCCGGTAccgggaggggagggaggtgtGCGAGTCGGAGCTGTGCGTTCTGCGACGCGTCCGTCATACCAATATAATCCAGCTGATGGAGGTCTTTGAGACGGCAGAACGTGTCTACATGGTGATGGAGCTGGCCACTGGAGGAGAGCTCTTCGACCGGATCATTGCCCGCGGCTCGTTCACAGAGCGGGACGCCACGCGGGTGCTGCAGATGGTGCTGGATGGCGTCAAGTATCTCCACACTTTGGGGATCACTCACCGAGACCTAAAGCCGGAAAACCTGCTCTACTACCACCCTGGAGCCGATTCCAAGATCATCATCACTGACTTTGGTTTGGCCAGTAGCAGGAAGAAGGGGGACGAGTGTCTGATGAAGACCACCTGCGGCACACCAGAGTACATCGCCCCTGAGATCCTGGTGAGGAAGCCCTATACAAACGCTGTAGACATGTGGGCGCTGGGGGTGATATCGTACATCCTGCTGAGTGGAACCATGCCCTTCGAGGACGACAACCGCATGAGGCTGTACCGGCAGATCCTGAAGGGGAAGTACAGCTTCTCTGGAGAG CCGTGGCCCAGTGTTTCCAACCTGGCCAAAGACTTTGTAGAGCGGATTCTAACCGTGGACCCCAGCGAGCGGCTCACAGCTGGCCAGGCCCTCAAGCACCCCTGGATCGTCAGCATGgcagcctcctcctccatgAAGAACCTGCAGCGCTGCATATCTCAGAACCTCCTGAAGCGGGCGTCGTCACGCTGCCACAGCACCAAGTCGGCCCAGTCTACTCGCTCAAGCCGCTCCACCAAATCCAACAAAGCACGGCGGGTGCGAGAGAAGGAGCTGCGCGAGCTGAACCGGCGATATCAGCAGCAGTACAATGGCTGA